AAGAGCGCCCCGAGCGAATCGACGCCGACGCGCAGTTGGGCCGGACGAAGCCCGCCCGCGTGGCGGTTGAACGTCGCCATCGACTCGGCCAGTTCCGCCTGCAGGCCAGCGAGTTGCGGGTCCACGACGCGCCGCTCCGAGAGGTCGCCCAGCGGCGGCGTCTCGGGCGGGTCATCGCTCTCTACGACCGACCGAGGAGGCGACGCGTGGTTGACGATCTCGGTCGTCTCGCCGAACTCGCCGGGCGTCTCGTCGGGGTCGGGGAGGCGCTCGACGACGCTCTGGGCGCTCGCGTCGGTCACCGCGAGGAGCCGGTACCGCTGTTCGTCGGTCCCCCCGAGCAGTCCCGCGCTGGCTTCGGTAAACAGGCGGCGCGGCGCGTCCCCGACCACCAAGAGGTTACACCCGTCGGCCTTCAACTCCCGTAGCACGTCGAGAAACCGAGGAGGCTCCTCCGAGGCAGTCACATCGTCGCCCGAGCCGCTCCCCCGATACCCGGAACTCCCTGCACTCATTGAGCAACCGGTTGCAGATGTATAGTTAATAAACTTTCGCACCGACGAGAGCAGAAATCTGGACTCCGAATCGGTCGATTCGCCGGGGTTTTCGCGGCGAGAATCCTAGTATGCGGTAAAATACCGTGTATGCCTCGATATCCAATTAGGACAACCATTAACACCGACTTCGTGTGAACTGTTACCACGATGGTTCGGACTGATTCCTACCGACCGGGGACCGCGACCTACGAGTGCAACGACTGTCTGGAACGCGTGCGGTCGAGCGACTTTCCGGGACCGTGCCCAGAGTGTGACGGTGAGATGCGGAACATCGCCGTCCCGCGGGAGTGAGACGTTCGCTCCGACGCTCCTCGTCGGCTACCGACCCGATTCAGGCGTTCCCGTCGGCCCAGTCGAGCGCCGCGGCGAGGTCTGTCTCGGGCGGCGAGCAGGCGAATTCCCGGCAGACGTAGACTGTCGGCTCGCCGTCCCTCTGGCCGCGCTCGGCCCAGATGGGCGGGATATCGGCGAGGTCAAGCCGGTCGAGCCACGTCGATAGCTCGTCGTCGGTCGGCGGTCTGCGCGACAGCAGGCGCGTCGGCAGGTAGCGGTCGGCGAGTTCGTCGCGCCACGACTCGGGTAGCTCGTCGGCGACCGCGGTAATCTCCAGCGACCCGCGAGCGTAGCGGTCGGCCGCCAACGCGAGCGACGCGTGCTGGAGCGGGTTCGACCGAATCTCC
This region of Halorussus salinus genomic DNA includes:
- a CDS encoding DUF7504 family protein, with the translated sequence MSAGSSGYRGSGSGDDVTASEEPPRFLDVLRELKADGCNLLVVGDAPRRLFTEASAGLLGGTDEQRYRLLAVTDASAQSVVERLPDPDETPGEFGETTEIVNHASPPRSVVESDDPPETPPLGDLSERRVVDPQLAGLQAELAESMATFNRHAGGLRPAQLRVGVDSLGALFEHYDAGVVRRCLQVVTGYVTDYDAMGHYVLTEPYDSERVQRIADDFDAVVEIRAVDSGRDGHHAEERWRVASRDLVTDWFPL
- a CDS encoding rubrerythrin-like domain-containing protein, whose product is MVRTDSYRPGTATYECNDCLERVRSSDFPGPCPECDGEMRNIAVPRE